A stretch of Clostridium formicaceticum DNA encodes these proteins:
- a CDS encoding sigma factor-like helix-turn-helix DNA-binding protein, whose product MKKINLKDYYSHITVDTYIDIPDEVFSIFEEYLKVEQAYQSRIRYHKAYYSLDRGDGIEHSALFVSLSPDEIYERKLTNEQLHAAIATLPDKQAKRIYAHYFLGMSKTAIAKAEGVSETAIRIGIEKALMNLEKIFKNSF is encoded by the coding sequence ATGAAAAAAATAAACTTGAAAGATTACTATTCCCACATAACCGTGGACACATATATTGATATTCCCGATGAGGTATTCAGCATCTTTGAGGAATACCTCAAGGTAGAGCAAGCCTACCAAAGCCGCATACGCTACCACAAAGCGTACTACTCACTTGACCGTGGTGACGGCATTGAACACAGTGCCTTGTTTGTTTCCCTCTCGCCCGATGAGATTTACGAACGCAAGCTGACAAACGAACAGCTCCACGCTGCTATTGCTACCTTGCCCGACAAGCAGGCAAAACGCATCTATGCTCATTACTTTTTGGGAATGAGCAAAACGGCTATTGCAAAGGCAGAGGGAGTGAGCGAAACAGCAATTAGGATTGGAATTGAAAAAGCTTTAATGAACTTAGAAAAGATATTCAAAAATTCATTTTAG
- a CDS encoding recombinase family protein has translation MNRSGKKCVLYPRVSTEMQVDGFSLDGQKNSLKRFADREEMEIINIYEDAGKSGKSIEGRPAFKQMLGDIESGLGIDYVLVYKLSRFGRNAADILNSLEHIQSFGVNLICIEEGIDSSQTSGKLLISVLSAVAEIERENIIEQTMNGRKEKARQGGWNGGFAPYGYYLKDKQLFIQEDEAEAVRIIFDKYVNGNMGFYKIANYLNLQGIQKIKRDNGTLTQWSTHFIRMIIDNPVYYGKIAFGRRTREKVKGSKNEYRQVHQDDYILADGQHDAIISEELWTQAHEKREITGVKSPSKIGRDRAHLLSGILKCPKCGGPMYTNKHAWTNKDGTYKEIYYYVCSKARTARGKSCDYKAMLKKTDIEPLVIEAIRELIKNEDFATEIKSKIGKQIDTSTLDRELKNYEGKLREVDLNKTRLENEIDSLPEDTRFRERKLHDMTLRLDGLYDIIVELEEKIEDVKLRRKAVEQDAITLENIYTLLANFEKVYDKISDEEKKSLISSLIKEIEIFPCDESELPLKSILFNFPVYKDGGDVYEFLWDKSTHVST, from the coding sequence ATGAATAGGAGTGGAAAAAAATGTGTACTTTACCCTCGTGTAAGTACCGAAATGCAGGTTGATGGCTTCAGCTTGGACGGACAAAAAAACAGCTTAAAGCGATTTGCAGATAGAGAAGAAATGGAAATCATAAATATATATGAAGATGCAGGCAAGTCCGGCAAGTCCATTGAGGGCAGACCCGCATTTAAACAGATGCTTGGTGATATTGAAAGTGGCTTAGGCATTGATTATGTTTTAGTTTACAAGCTCTCCCGCTTTGGGCGAAACGCCGCCGATATTCTTAATTCTTTGGAGCATATTCAATCCTTTGGTGTTAATTTGATTTGCATTGAAGAAGGAATTGACTCATCACAGACAAGCGGAAAACTCTTAATCTCTGTTCTGTCTGCTGTTGCTGAAATAGAGCGTGAAAACATCATTGAGCAAACTATGAACGGACGAAAAGAAAAAGCCCGTCAAGGCGGCTGGAATGGTGGTTTTGCTCCTTACGGTTACTATCTCAAGGACAAACAGCTTTTTATACAAGAAGATGAAGCTGAAGCGGTACGCATTATCTTTGATAAATATGTAAACGGTAATATGGGATTTTACAAAATCGCCAACTATCTTAACTTGCAGGGTATTCAAAAAATCAAACGAGATAACGGTACGCTAACGCAATGGAGTACCCATTTCATCAGAATGATAATCGACAATCCAGTATACTATGGAAAAATTGCTTTTGGCAGACGTACACGGGAAAAGGTCAAAGGCAGTAAGAATGAATACCGCCAAGTACACCAAGACGACTACATTCTCGCAGACGGTCAGCACGATGCTATCATCAGTGAGGAACTATGGACGCAGGCACATGAAAAACGAGAAATAACAGGTGTAAAATCTCCCTCTAAAATTGGTCGGGACAGAGCACATTTGTTAAGCGGCATCTTAAAATGCCCTAAATGTGGCGGACCGATGTACACCAATAAACACGCATGGACAAACAAGGACGGTACATATAAAGAGATTTACTATTATGTGTGCAGCAAGGCTCGTACCGCCAGAGGAAAAAGCTGTGACTACAAAGCAATGCTCAAAAAAACCGACATTGAGCCACTTGTCATTGAAGCAATCCGAGAGCTGATTAAGAATGAGGATTTTGCAACTGAAATAAAATCAAAAATAGGTAAACAGATTGACACCTCTACTCTTGACAGAGAACTGAAAAATTACGAAGGAAAGCTTAGAGAAGTAGATTTGAATAAAACTCGCCTTGAGAATGAAATTGACAGCCTGCCGGAGGATACCCGTTTCAGAGAACGCAAGCTCCACGATATGACACTCCGGCTTGATGGTCTATATGACATCATCGTAGAGCTTGAAGAAAAAATCGAGGACGTCAAACTACGCCGCAAAGCTGTGGAGCAGGATGCCATTACTTTAGAGAACATCTACACCCTGCTGGCAAACTTTGAAAAGGTGTATGACAAAATCAGCGATGAAGAGAAAAAATCCCTAATTTCTTCGTTAATCAAAGAAATAGAGATTTTTCCATGTGATGAATCAGAGCTACCTCTGAAGTCCATTTTATTCAATTTTCCGGTGTATAAGGACGGTGGAGATGTTTACGAATTTTTGTGGGACAAAAGTACGCACGTCTCAACATGA
- the istA gene encoding IS21 family transposase — MISLVEKQEIILSHFREGKSQWEIHRRTGIDRKTIRKYIREYEKKKRDLLNSQEEDKELITDIISAPKYDSSNRIRRKLTDEIIERIHFFLKENEIKKATGRSKQQKKKIDIYEALIEEGYDISYPTVCTYIRENCKQTKEAYIRQEYHLGEICEFDWGYVNLIIDGKPKTLQMAAFTSAKGNYRYARLYHNQRMEHFLDVHVKFFNQIEGVYQTVVYDNMKVAVKRFVSKTEKEPTEDLLKLSLYYGFRYRFCNTCSGNEKGHVERSIEYIRRKVFGKRDTFKNLDEANEYLQEVLVKLNNRITEYNDGKSPRDVLEEEKPYLLELMPSYDTARTAELRVNKYSVISIDENKYSVPDDLVGKFVFVKIYPETIFVYHQNKLIAQHNRNYGVHTWNIKIEHYIKTIKKKPGSLHSSTAMRQMNPTLQTIYNKYYTENPKDFIDLLELIGQKGLEKVENIIKDLEKLSPIGVNTEKIKMLCNRNEDEGKVINRERTTQIEEQSKLILSHYGNLLKGSCVAFKKEAKII, encoded by the coding sequence ATGATCAGTTTAGTGGAAAAACAAGAAATAATTCTATCACATTTCAGGGAGGGAAAGTCCCAGTGGGAGATTCATAGGAGAACTGGAATTGATAGAAAAACCATAAGAAAATATATTAGGGAGTATGAAAAGAAAAAAAGAGATTTACTCAACTCTCAGGAGGAAGATAAGGAACTAATAACAGATATTATCTCAGCACCAAAGTATGATAGCAGCAATAGGATTAGAAGAAAGCTAACAGATGAGATAATAGAGAGGATTCACTTTTTCCTCAAGGAAAATGAGATAAAGAAAGCTACAGGAAGGAGTAAACAACAGAAGAAAAAGATTGATATTTATGAAGCTCTAATTGAAGAAGGTTATGATATAAGCTATCCAACAGTATGTACCTACATCAGGGAGAATTGTAAGCAAACCAAAGAAGCCTACATAAGACAAGAGTATCATCTAGGGGAAATATGTGAATTTGATTGGGGTTATGTGAATCTTATCATAGATGGCAAGCCTAAGACTCTGCAAATGGCAGCCTTCACCAGTGCTAAAGGCAACTATCGTTATGCTAGGTTGTATCATAACCAAAGGATGGAGCACTTTCTAGATGTCCATGTGAAGTTTTTTAACCAAATTGAAGGGGTTTATCAAACAGTAGTTTATGACAATATGAAGGTAGCTGTAAAAAGGTTTGTCAGTAAAACAGAAAAGGAACCTACAGAAGATCTTTTGAAGTTATCCTTGTATTACGGGTTTAGATATAGATTTTGCAATACCTGTAGCGGCAATGAAAAAGGTCATGTGGAAAGAAGTATCGAGTACATAAGGAGAAAGGTTTTTGGCAAAAGAGATACCTTTAAAAACCTTGATGAAGCCAATGAATATCTTCAAGAAGTATTAGTTAAACTGAATAACCGCATAACAGAGTACAACGATGGTAAAAGTCCTAGAGATGTCCTTGAGGAAGAGAAACCATATCTTCTTGAATTAATGCCTAGTTATGATACCGCTAGAACGGCAGAGCTTAGAGTCAATAAATATTCTGTCATAAGCATTGATGAAAACAAATACTCTGTTCCCGATGATCTAGTAGGTAAGTTCGTCTTTGTAAAAATATATCCAGAAACAATCTTTGTCTACCATCAAAATAAGCTCATAGCTCAGCATAACAGAAACTATGGTGTTCACACTTGGAATATTAAGATAGAGCATTACATAAAAACCATAAAAAAGAAGCCTGGGTCACTTCATTCCAGCACAGCCATGCGACAAATGAACCCCACGCTTCAAACCATATACAATAAATATTATACCGAAAATCCTAAGGATTTCATAGACCTTCTTGAATTAATTGGTCAAAAAGGATTAGAAAAAGTTGAGAATATCATTAAAGATTTGGAAAAGCTCAGTCCCATAGGAGTTAATACAGAGAAGATAAAAATGCTTTGTAACAGAAATGAAGACGAAGGAAAAGTCATTAATCGCGAAAGGACTACTCAAATAGAAGAACAATCTAAATTAATATTAAGCCATTATGGTAATCTTCTTAAAGGTTCCTGTGTAGCCTTTAAGAAGGAGGCGAAAATCATATGA
- the istB gene encoding IS21-like element helper ATPase IstB — translation MNHKDIYEKIALFSKELKLPYILRHFKEELTEANKDSKTYDTFLYDLLEKEYDLRKDNGRKSRIRSARFPYKKYLEDLIIEDLPEDARNKVKVFSTLEFIETGQNIILAGNPGTGKTHMAIGLGIKACNVGYKVLFTTIPLLVNELKESRSEKNLRAFEKRFEKYDLIIADELGYISFDKEASELLFTYLSLRAGRKSTIITTNLSFERWDEIFKDPVMTAAMIDRLTHKSYIVNMNGNSYRLKETKRWLEEQ, via the coding sequence ATGAACCATAAAGACATCTATGAAAAAATAGCATTGTTTTCTAAAGAACTTAAGCTGCCATATATTCTAAGGCATTTTAAAGAAGAACTTACCGAAGCCAATAAAGACTCTAAAACCTATGACACTTTCCTTTACGATCTTTTAGAAAAAGAATATGACCTTAGAAAAGACAATGGGAGGAAGAGCAGGATTAGAAGTGCAAGATTTCCATATAAAAAATACCTTGAAGATTTAATCATAGAAGATTTGCCAGAAGATGCAAGAAATAAAGTGAAGGTGTTTTCAACCCTTGAATTTATTGAAACGGGTCAAAATATTATCCTTGCAGGTAACCCAGGCACGGGGAAGACCCATATGGCTATTGGTTTGGGCATAAAAGCCTGTAATGTAGGCTATAAAGTCCTATTCACTACCATTCCCCTATTGGTGAATGAATTAAAGGAAAGTAGGTCAGAAAAAAACCTTCGTGCCTTTGAAAAAAGGTTTGAAAAGTATGATTTAATCATAGCCGATGAATTAGGATATATCTCCTTTGATAAGGAGGCTTCCGAGCTACTTTTCACATACTTATCTTTGAGAGCGGGTAGAAAATCAACCATTATCACAACCAATCTTTCCTTTGAAAGGTGGGATGAAATATTTAAAGATCCAGTTATGACAGCAGCTATGATAGATAGATTAACCCATAAATCTTATATAGTAAATATGAATGGTAATTCTTACAGATTAAAAGAAACCAAACGATGGCTTGAGGAACAATAA